The Synechocystis sp. PCC 6714 genome includes the window GTAACGGCGTTCAAGTGGGCAGGGAAACCACTGGCTCCCGCCGGGGCTACGGGGACTTGGAAAATTTAGACCAGGTGGTGCAGGGGGCAGCCAAACGGGCAGTGAAAGCATTAAATTTGCCCACAGTGCAGGGAAAAACTTATCCGGTGGTAATTGACCCCATTTTGACGGGGCTATTTGTCCATGAAGCCTTTGGCCATCTGTCCGAAGCGGATATGCTCTACGAAAATCCCGACTTTTTGGAAGTGATGAGTTTGGGTCGGCGCTTTGGGCCGCCGGAGTTACAGATTTTCGATGGAGCGGCTCCACCGGGGCACCGGGGCAGTTATGGTTTTGACGACGAAGGGGTGCCTGCTGGTACGACCCAGTTGATTAAAGATGGGCAATTGGTGGCCAGGCTCCATTCCAGGGAAACGGCGGGGAAATTGGGGGAACAGCCCACTGGAAACGCCCGCTGCTTGAACTACCACTATCCCCCCATTGTGCGGATGACCAATACGTGGATTGGCCGGGGAGAAACCCCGGTGGCCAATTTGTTCGATGGCATTGATGAAGGGGTGTACGCCAAAAATTGGCTGGGGGGTATGACCAATGGGGAAATGTTCACCTTTAGTGCGGGGGAAGCTTGGATGATTCGCAATGGCCGGCTAGCGGAACCGGTCAAGGATGTCACCCTCTCCGGGAATGTGTTTAAAACCCTGGCTAACATCGAGGCGATCGCCGACGACTTTTATTGGGATGAGTCCGGGGGTTGTGGCAAAGGGGGCCAAAATGGTTTAGCCGTGGGTTGTGGTGGCCCCAGTTTACGCATCCGGGACGTGGTGGTGGGGGGTGATGTCGCCTAGACCCCTGCTTTTTCCGACTTTTGGGGGCAGATGATGCCTCCCCCTAGCACCCGATCGCCATCGTAGAGCACTGCGGCCTGGCCGGGGGTG containing:
- a CDS encoding TldD/PmbA family protein, which translates into the protein MNLAIIKATLPELISRYQSQADFISIRLEQSEGTQISLRGAQVETLSEGIAMGGQVRVCHQGGWGFASFNRWEQLHQRLEEAIAAARLIGDDETLLAPIDPIQQTFINPLTGKDPRQIGLADKKALCDHYNDLLRSTSDKITTTHVRYSDSQQTVLLATSEGTLLEQCWWDLEMRFAATAKDGNGVQVGRETTGSRRGYGDLENLDQVVQGAAKRAVKALNLPTVQGKTYPVVIDPILTGLFVHEAFGHLSEADMLYENPDFLEVMSLGRRFGPPELQIFDGAAPPGHRGSYGFDDEGVPAGTTQLIKDGQLVARLHSRETAGKLGEQPTGNARCLNYHYPPIVRMTNTWIGRGETPVANLFDGIDEGVYAKNWLGGMTNGEMFTFSAGEAWMIRNGRLAEPVKDVTLSGNVFKTLANIEAIADDFYWDESGGCGKGGQNGLAVGCGGPSLRIRDVVVGGDVA